GCTGAGGACGCCGAGGGCCGAGCCCCNNNNNNNNNNAAACAGGACGGGCCAGATGAGGACGACGAATCCCCAGAACATCCCGCCCATGGTCAATCCGTCGTGTTCTTCGCGGGTGTACGCGCCCCTGCTGAACCTGCGCGACACGTAGAGCAGTCCCAGGACGGCGATGAAGACGTGTAGCGCATGCATCCCGATCATTACATAGAAAACCGCGCCGTAGATATTCTGGGTGACGGTCAGACCGAAATCGATCAGCCGGACCCATTCTACGCCCTGGACCACCAGGAAAAGGATGCCGAGCAGCGTGGCCGCGCTCAACAGGCGCCTCGAAGACAGCACCCGTCCACGCCGGATGGACCGCCATGCGCCGAACATGGCGGCGCCGCTGCCCAGCAGAACCAGGGTGTTGAAGAAGGACACCATCACGGGAAGGCTGGGCTGGTCTGATGGCGGCCATTCCGGATATCCCGACCGTACCAGGGCGAACGTGACGATCAGCGTGAGGAAAAGGACGGCTTCGCTGGCGATAAACACCAGCATGCCCAGCAAGTTGGCTCCGGCACCGGGCGGTTCGACGGATGGTGAACAGGGTGACTCGTCGCCACCTCCTCCCCGGCTGTTCCCGCCACCATTGCCGGTGTTGCGGCCATCCAGGCTGGTACTTCCGCCGCTACGGCCAAGGGTACGGATCCACTCCTTTTCCCGCACTTCAGGTTCGAGCACGTCAGTCGCGGTGCCGGGCTCCGTTACGACAGTCATTTACAATTCTCCCGCTTAACCACCGATCTGATTCACAAGCTTGATTCACCCAAGTCTATAGAAAGCTCTGGCGTTGTCGTGAAACAACTTGCGGCGCTCCTCGTCGGTTATTCCCTTCACTGCGTCAACCAGGGTGTCGAACCACCCTCGGTACGTGGCCGCGAGCGTACACACAGGCCAGTCGCTGCCGTACATCACCCGGTCGAAACCGAAGATATCGAGCAGATGATCGGTGTAGGGTCTGAGATCGTCTCCGGTCCAGTTTTCTTTCGCCCGGGTGACCAGTCCCGATATCTTGCAGACCGTGTTGGGAAATCCGGCCAGTTGGTTCATGTAGTCCGCCCATGGCGCGAATCCATCACCGGCGATGTCCGGCCCTCCGCAGTGGTTGATGGCATGGGTGACATCGGGCGTCGCGCGAACCAGGGTCACAGCGGCTTCGAGTTGCGTGACGTTGGCGCACAATTCGAAGGTGTATCCGTACCGGGGCAGCGATCTGACCCCTTCGATCAGGGCCGGCCAGCTGTAGAACGACGGATCTTCGTGGTGCCAGGCCATGCGCCGGACGCCGACCACCATGGGATAGTCCGCGGCCAGTCTGTCCAGGGTCTCCTCGCGGTCCTCCGCTTCCAGCGGCGCCGTGGCGACGATCGCGCCGATCATGCCGTCTTCCCCGGCGATGCGAACGAGCCGGTCCACCTCGGCCACCTCCGCGCCGGGGCCGGGGTCGGCTTCGATGTGGACGGACTTTACGATGTCGATG
This genomic interval from Gemmatimonadota bacterium contains the following:
- a CDS encoding cytochrome c oxidase subunit 3, coding for MTVVTEPGTATDVLEPEVREKEWIRTLGRSGGSTSLDGRNTGNGGGNSRGGGGDESPCSPSVEPPGAGANLLGMLVFIASEAVLFLTLIVTFALVRSGYPEWPPSDQPSLPVMVSFFNTLVLLGSGAAMFGAWRSIRRGRVLSSRRLLSAATLLGILFLVVQGVEWVRLIDFGLTVTQNIYGAVFYVMIGMHALHVFIAVLGLLYVSRRFSRGAYTREEHDGLTMGGMFWGFVVLIWPVLF
- a CDS encoding amidohydrolase family protein; this translates as MQIIDGHQHLWDTSELSYPWLEGFDALRQRYGPEDYRAAIDGIDIVKSVHIEADPGPGAEVAEVDRLVRIAGEDGMIGAIVATAPLEAEDREETLDRLAADYPMVVGVRRMAWHHEDPSFYSWPALIEGVRSLPRYGYTFELCANVTQLEAAVTLVRATPDVTHAINHCGGPDIAGDGFAPWADYMNQLAGFPNTVCKISGLVTRAKENWTGDDLRPYTDHLLDIFGFDRVMYGSDWPVCTLAATYRGWFDTLVDAVKGITDEERRKLFHDNARAFYRLG